Proteins from one Mercurialis annua linkage group LG7, ddMerAnnu1.2, whole genome shotgun sequence genomic window:
- the LOC126657453 gene encoding uncharacterized protein At4g28440, which translates to MAEKSGLRKPVFTKVEQLRPGTSGHTLNVKVVSTKMVLQKGRADGPQVRQMRIAECLVGDETGMIIFTARNDQVDLMKEGSTVTLRNAKIDMFKGSMRLAVDKWGRVEVADPASFTVKEENNLSLIEYELVNVVEE; encoded by the exons ATGGCCGAAAAATCAGGATTGAGAAAGCCTGTATTCACCAAGGTTGAGCAACTCCGTCCTGGAACTAGTGGGCATACTCTTAATGTGAAAGTTGTTAGTACGAAGATGGTTTTACAGAAGGGCCGTGCTGATGGTCCTCAAGTGCGTCAAATGCGTATTGCTGAATGTTTGGTTGGAGATGAGACCGGAATGATCATCTTTACTGCTAGGAATGATCAAG tgGACTTGATGAAAGAGGGAAGTACAGTAACACTGCGCAACGCGAAGATTGACATGTTTAAAGGATCAATGAGACTCGCTGTGGACAAGTGGGGCCGTGTTGAAGTGGCTGACCCTGCCAGTTTTACTGTGAAAGAAGAGAACAACCTATCGTTGATTGAATACGAGCTTGTGAATGTTGTTGAAGAGTGA
- the LOC126656458 gene encoding NADPH-dependent alkenal/one oxidoreductase, chloroplastic — MQATISNPKLTTLPSLSSNFSLRFSLTFPPNITTKTPSFLRQSSSHIPLRVSANSQAASASTQSTNVPSAMKAWVYDEYGGVDVLKFDDKVSVPEIEEDQVLIKVVAAALNPVDAKRRQGKFKATDSPLPTVPGYDVAGVVVKVGSKVKELKEGDEVYGNINEKALEGPKQFGSLGEYTAVKEKLLALKPKNLDFVQAASLPLAIETADEGLQRTGFSAGKSILVLNGSGGVGSLVIQLAKHVYGASKVAATSSTRNLELLKSLGADLAIDYTKENFEELSEKFDVVYDAIGQCDKAVKVVKEGGSVVALTGAVTPPGFRFVVTSNGDVLKKLNPYLESGEIKPVIDPTGPFRFSQVAEAFTYIETNRATGKVVVHPIP, encoded by the exons ATGCAGGCCACAATCAGCAACCCCAAACTCACAACCCTCCCTTCTCTTTCCTCCAACTTTTCTCTCAGATTTTCCCTCACTTTCCCACCAAACATTACTACAAAGACGCCCAGCTTTCTTAGACAATCATCATCCCACATTCCTTTAAGAGTGTCTGCAAATTCTCAAGCAGCATCTGCTTCTACACAGTCCACTAATGTACCCTCTGCAATGAAAGCTTGGGTTTATGATGAATATGGCGGTGTGGATGTTTTGAAGTTTGATGATAAAGTTTCTGTTCCTGAAATTGAAGAAGATCAGGTTTTGATTAAGGTTGTTGCTGCTGCACTTAATCCAGTTGATGCAAAAAGAAGGCAGGGCAAATTTAAGGCCACTGATTCTCCTCTTCCG ACAGTTCCAGGATATGATGTTGCAGGAGTAGTGGTAAAAGTTGGGAGTAAAGTGAAGGAATTAAAGGAGGGAGATGAAGTTTATGGTAATATAAATGAGAAAGCATTAGAAGGGCCTAAACAATTTGGGTCATTGGGTGAGTATACTGCTGTTAAAGAGAAGTTGTTGGCTTTGAAACCCAAGAATTTGGATTTTGTACAGGCTGCTTCACTGCCTCTTGCCATTGAAACAGCTGATGAAGGTCTCCAAAGGACCGGTTTTTCTGCCGGTAAATCTATTCTTGTTTTGAATGGTTCTGGTGGTGTTGGAAGCCTAGTCATTCAG CTTGCGAAACATGTTTATGGTGCTTCGAAAGTTGCCGCAACTTCAAGTACTAGAAATCTGGAGCTCTTAAAGAGCTTGGGCGCAGATTTGGCTATTGACTACACTAAAGAGAATTTTGAAGAATTGTCAGAAAAGTTTGATGTGGTCTATGATGCAATTG GACAATGTGACAAGGCGGTGAAGGTTGTGAAAGAAGGAGGTAGTGTAGTTGCTTTAACAGGTGCAGTGACACCCCCTGGATTTAGATTTGTTGTCACTTCCAATGGAGATGTTCTCAAGAAACTCAATCCATATTTGGAGAGTGGAGAGATAAAGCCGGTGATTGATCCCACAGGGCCATTTCGATTCTCTCAGGTAGCCGAGGCTTTCACTTATATCGAAACAAACCGAGCCACCGGTAAGGTAGTTGTACATCCAATTCCGTAA